Proteins encoded in a region of the Streptomyces sp. NBC_00513 genome:
- a CDS encoding PhzF family phenazine biosynthesis isomerase, protein MTTEVLRYTAFSGDPAGGNPAGVVLDAAGLDAPAMLAIAAGLGYSETAFLTDPPHDLGGEPGRAFTVRYFSPKAEVPFCGHATVATAVALAERIGPGELLFATPAGTVPVSVTAEPGEGLRATLTSVAPHVEEIADADLAEALAALDWPATDLDPALLPRIAYAGARHLVIGAGTRARLADLSYDFARLEALMRRLDLTTVQLVYRESPTVFHVRDPFPVGGVVEDPATGAAAAAFGAYAREAGLVPEQALLTLHQGEDMGRPGILTVELRPGDPRVRVGGAGVRIA, encoded by the coding sequence ATGACGACCGAAGTGCTGCGCTACACGGCTTTCTCCGGCGACCCGGCGGGCGGCAACCCCGCCGGGGTCGTCCTCGACGCGGCCGGCCTGGACGCACCCGCGATGCTGGCCATCGCCGCCGGGCTCGGCTACAGCGAGACGGCCTTCCTCACCGACCCGCCGCACGACCTCGGCGGCGAACCCGGCCGCGCCTTCACCGTGCGGTACTTCAGCCCCAAGGCGGAAGTGCCGTTCTGCGGGCACGCCACCGTGGCCACCGCCGTCGCCCTGGCCGAGCGGATCGGCCCCGGCGAGCTGCTGTTCGCGACCCCGGCCGGAACCGTCCCCGTCTCGGTCACCGCCGAGCCGGGCGAGGGCCTGCGCGCCACCCTGACCAGCGTCGCACCGCACGTCGAGGAGATCGCCGACGCCGACCTCGCCGAGGCCCTGGCCGCGCTGGACTGGCCGGCGACCGACCTGGACCCCGCACTCCTGCCCCGGATCGCCTACGCCGGCGCCCGCCACCTGGTGATCGGCGCCGGCACCCGCGCCCGACTCGCCGACCTCTCCTACGACTTCGCCCGTCTGGAAGCCCTGATGCGGCGCCTGGACCTCACCACGGTCCAGCTCGTCTACCGCGAGAGCCCGACCGTCTTCCACGTACGCGACCCCTTCCCGGTCGGCGGCGTCGTCGAGGACCCCGCCACCGGGGCCGCCGCGGCCGCCTTCGGCGCGTACGCCCGCGAGGCCGGCCTCGTCCCCGAGCAGGCGCTCCTCACCCTCCACCAGGGCGAGGACATGGGCCGCCCCGGGATCCTCACCGTCGAACTGCGCCCCGGCGACCCCCGGGTGCGGGTGGGCGGGGCCGGGGTGCGGATCGCGTAG
- a CDS encoding SDR family oxidoreductase: MNARGNKIAVVTGAGSGIGRSVALALAGAGWSVTVAGRRPEPLEDTAKAAGAAADVLCVPADVRDPDEVGALFATVRERYGRLDLLFNNAGTFGPAGVALEDITYEAWRSVVDVNLTGSFLCAQAAFRMMKAQDPRGGRIINNGSISAHVPRPNSIAYTATKHAMTGLTKSLSLDGRPYRIACGQIDIGNAATEMTERMRTGILQANGRLEVEPVMDAADVARTVLHMAELPLEANVQFATVMASAMPYIGRG, from the coding sequence ATGAACGCACGTGGAAACAAGATCGCCGTGGTGACCGGGGCGGGCTCGGGCATCGGCCGTTCCGTCGCCCTCGCGCTGGCGGGCGCCGGCTGGTCGGTGACCGTGGCCGGCCGCCGTCCGGAACCCCTGGAGGACACCGCGAAGGCGGCCGGCGCCGCCGCGGACGTGCTGTGCGTACCGGCGGACGTCCGCGACCCGGACGAGGTCGGCGCCCTGTTCGCGACGGTACGGGAGCGGTACGGGCGGCTCGACCTGCTCTTCAACAACGCGGGCACCTTCGGCCCGGCCGGCGTCGCGCTGGAGGACATCACGTACGAGGCCTGGCGGTCCGTCGTCGACGTCAACCTCACCGGTTCCTTCCTGTGCGCCCAGGCCGCCTTCCGGATGATGAAGGCCCAGGACCCGCGGGGCGGCCGGATCATCAACAACGGCTCCATCTCCGCGCACGTCCCGCGCCCGAACTCGATCGCCTACACCGCGACCAAGCACGCCATGACCGGCCTGACGAAGTCGCTGTCGCTGGACGGCCGGCCGTACCGCATCGCGTGCGGCCAGATCGACATCGGCAACGCGGCCACCGAGATGACCGAGCGGATGCGGACCGGCATCCTCCAGGCCAACGGGCGACTGGAGGTGGAACCCGTGATGGACGCCGCCGACGTGGCGCGCACGGTCCTGCACATGGCCGAACTGCCCCTGGAGGCGAACGTGCAGTTCGCGACCGTCATGGCGAGCGCCATGCCCTACATCGGACGCGGCTGA
- a CDS encoding Bcr/CflA family multidrug efflux MFS transporter codes for MSERGPSTAPSEESPHGSVPVPVAGVAPTADAAPLKAARRTGLLVTFILGGLTALPPLSMDMYLPALPQVTDALHSPAATVQLTLTACLAGMALGQLVIGPMSDKWGRRRPLLIGMIVYVLATAICALAPTTELLIAFRLLQGLAGAAAIVIARAVVRDLYDGVEMARFFSTLMLISGVAPIIAPLIGGQILRVADWRGVFVVLTAVGTALTLVVWRGLGETLPPERRHTGGVGAALRTMRGLLGDRVFAGYTLTGGFSFAVLFSYISASPFVVQEIYGASPQAFSLLFGLNSVGLIVVGQINGKLLVGRVSLDKALGVGLAIITTASVALLLMATGVFGKVGLVPMAAALFVLMSAMGLLLPNTNAQALMRTPHAAGSASALLGTSSFLVGAIASPLVGIAGEDTAVPMAVVQLSCSLLAVACFLGLCRPWRGREPMAGARARA; via the coding sequence ATGTCGGAGAGAGGCCCCTCGACGGCCCCCTCGGAAGAGTCGCCGCACGGCTCGGTCCCCGTCCCCGTCGCCGGCGTGGCGCCGACCGCCGACGCCGCACCGCTGAAGGCCGCGCGCCGCACCGGCCTGCTCGTCACCTTCATCCTGGGCGGACTGACGGCCCTGCCCCCGCTGTCCATGGACATGTACCTGCCGGCGCTGCCGCAGGTCACCGACGCCCTGCACAGCCCGGCCGCCACCGTCCAGCTCACCCTGACCGCCTGCCTGGCCGGCATGGCGCTGGGCCAACTGGTCATCGGCCCGATGAGCGACAAGTGGGGCCGCAGGCGCCCGCTGCTCATCGGCATGATCGTCTACGTGCTCGCCACCGCGATCTGCGCCCTCGCCCCGACCACCGAGCTGCTGATCGCCTTCCGGCTCCTCCAGGGCCTGGCCGGCGCCGCCGCCATCGTCATCGCGCGCGCCGTCGTCCGCGACCTGTACGACGGCGTCGAGATGGCCCGGTTCTTCTCCACCCTGATGCTGATATCGGGGGTCGCCCCGATCATCGCCCCGCTCATCGGCGGGCAGATCCTGCGCGTCGCCGACTGGCGCGGGGTCTTCGTCGTCCTGACCGCCGTCGGCACCGCGCTGACCCTCGTGGTCTGGCGGGGACTCGGCGAGACCCTGCCGCCCGAGCGCCGCCACACCGGCGGCGTCGGCGCGGCGCTGCGCACCATGCGCGGGCTGCTCGGCGACCGGGTGTTCGCCGGGTACACCCTCACCGGCGGGTTCTCGTTCGCGGTGCTCTTCTCCTACATCTCCGCCTCCCCCTTCGTGGTGCAGGAGATCTACGGTGCCTCGCCGCAGGCGTTCAGCCTGCTGTTCGGCCTGAACTCCGTCGGCCTGATCGTCGTCGGGCAGATCAACGGCAAGCTGCTGGTGGGCCGGGTCAGCCTCGACAAGGCCCTCGGCGTCGGCCTCGCGATCATCACCACCGCATCGGTGGCCCTGCTGCTGATGGCCACCGGGGTCTTCGGGAAGGTCGGGCTGGTCCCGATGGCCGCCGCGCTGTTCGTGCTGATGTCGGCCATGGGCCTGCTGCTGCCGAACACCAACGCGCAGGCTCTGATGCGCACCCCGCACGCCGCCGGGTCGGCCTCCGCGCTGCTGGGCACCTCCTCGTTCCTCGTCGGGGCCATCGCCTCGCCGCTGGTCGGGATCGCTGGCGAGGACACGGCGGTGCCGATGGCGGTGGTGCAGTTGTCCTGCTCGCTGCTCGCGGTGGCCTGCTTCCTGGGCCTGTGCCGGCCGTGGCGCGGCCGCGAGCCGATGGCGGGCGCCCGGGCCCGCGCGTAG